In Candidatus Zixiibacteriota bacterium, the genomic window CGCTTTAGCCCGGCGGCATTCATGTACCGAATATTCCCGAATACCGGTCGCTCTTTCCAGGGTCTGTCATGCTTGCCGAAACACCATGCCACCCCGGCGTAACCGTTCGGGTCGCGCCCATCGAGCGCATATTTGTCGTTTAAGTAAATCGCAGTCTGATATGCTTCCTCCGGCGTTGCGGTCCATTCCAGAATTTTCTTCCCCCAGTACATTCGCATATATCCCGCCA contains:
- a CDS encoding deoxyribodipyrimidine photolyase encodes the protein AGYMRMYWGKKILEWTATPEEAYQTAIYLNDKYALDGRDPNGYAGVAWCFGKHDRPWKERPVFGNIRYMNAAGLKRKFDADEYVRRVEESCRKNDTLPDT